In Gambusia affinis linkage group LG20, SWU_Gaff_1.0, whole genome shotgun sequence, the genomic window ataaaatcctaaaacaatGGACCAGAGCCCTTTCAATGAAAAGGACAATCAGAGCGTTTAGATTTAATAAAGGTTTAATGTGAACCTTTATTTCAGGTAGTTCAGGTAGTGACCAGGTATAGGACAGGTACGGTAAATTTTACAGTTAGTAAAATGAACTGgctaaatttacaaaaacacatgaagTTCAGTGGCAACAGCTGAATTGAGGTTTGAGggaaactgtgttttaaaattaaaaaaaaggagaggtAGAGAGGTGTATTAGAGAGGTGTATTGCTGTAACTTTATCAGATCAGTTGCGCaacacatttgaaagaaaaactctcGGATTTCCAAATAGGGGACTTTCATGAATTGGAAACTCATTGTGCTGGTTATAAAAGCAGCTGAGACTCTACCTGACAGTCATCATATGTTAGATCCTTACAGAAGAGCAATGAACATTAAGGTGAGTTTTATGATGTTAACGCAGGACTCTTGAATGTTCCTCGTTGATTTGTTGATTTGAGAAAGGTTCTAACTCTACAGACTTGTCGTGAATAAactgttcctctgctgcagctgttcctTCTCCTGCTGGTTCCCGTGGCGACCAGCTGCTCAGATCTCAGCCTCCCTCTGGACTGCAACGACGTCTACAACCAAGACACCAGCCGACCCAGTGGAGTTTACACCATCTATCCCATCGGGAGCACGTCGGCAGTCCAGGTACGATCAAACCTCCTGGAATGTCAGTAGTTAATAATCACATTCTGATTCTTAATGCCCGGTGTTAATGTTCACATGTACACTCAATATTGCTAGATGATttctaatatgtaaaaaaattaatttttaacaacaGCCTAGCAAGCATCAAATTTGTTTGGCCTGATAGGAATCTATGAGCTCTGATGCTTGGTATCTTGCCGATTCACACATAAAGGGACTCATTGTTTTCACAGCGTTGGTTCAAGAGTCCAGAAGGGGGTCAATCAGgctatgtttctttttgttccttgtgaaaaaaaaaaacaaaaaaacaagaggcTCAATATGCAGCTGAATCAGTATGCCGGTTCAATCAGCTGCtatgtttgtgtctgcaggtcTACTGCGACATGAACTCTCTGGGAGGAAAGTGGACGGTAgggattgtttctttttgctgtttaatttattatttgcttttcattattttagacGTTTCAAAAGCTTCCTTTGTGATTCAGTTCAAAGTCATCTGTTAAAATACAACTGGAATTGTACGCATTTTGAATCcctatcattattttattattattattattattttttttttagatagcGTTCTTACCTGTAGCCAGCTGGTTTCATTAAAGGGAAActattggaaataattttgagttcacaacaaaaaatgtatctatGGTCTCACCATCTACAGTCAGAGTTTACAAGAacccaaagcaaaaaaaaacacttaaacacTGTTTGAACTCATTGTAAGTGATTTGGTTATTAGCATCCATTTCTGAAATCCAActcaaaatgcatcaaagctCATCGGGGAGGAACCCTGAGCTGCGTTCAGCTGGATCACCGTCCTCACCTCCCCGCAGGTTTTCCAGAGGAGGATGGACGGCTCCGTGAACTTCTACAGGCCCTGGAATCAGTACAAGTTCGGCTTCGGGAACGCGGCGGGAGAATACTGGCTGGGTGAGACATGAATCCAACGCAGCAGCAGCTATGAAGACTGGAGAGAAACCCCAGTCAAAAGTTCAGAGAGATCACTCTCTCCAATGTTTCTGTCGTGTTCAAGGTCTGGAAAACGTCTTCCACCTGACTAAGAGGAGAACAGAGCTGCTGATCGACATGGAGGACTTCGATGGAAACAAGGTGTATGCTCGTTACACCTCGTTCTCCGTGGGCCCAGAGTCTGACGGCTACAGACTTCACCTGACTGGATTCACTAATGGAGGGGCAGGTGGGTAAAGAacgactttttttgttttgtttatggtAAGataacgtcttttttttttaaattatcatcattattttttttatttcataaatgtgtGTGGTGTGGCCAATTGTTGTCTGAGTGCCAAGGTGAGGTCAAACCCTACACTTTGCCATGATGCTACATGAAAATTCACTAGAAATCGCTTTGGCTTCATTTCAAgtgtgataaaaaaattatgaaacaatgaaataagaaaaatcaataaaaaaagacacctTCTTTTAAAATGGTCAGGGATATTCAGAGGAGTTTGTAGAAAGTAActttaataatacaaatattcatGTTGTCGATGCCACATAATTGGCTAATTTACTATTTGTGTTATTgagcttgttaaaaaaaaatacaatacaaagtTAGCATGCAAATGCAGTTTGTTATGTTATTGACTTCATTTGTTGTTGCAGATGTCATGAGTTCTGTTTGCACCTAAAGCAACAAGCTATTCCTAATCCTGTTCCCCTCTTGTTTAGCACCTGCGGAAAAAAATCTGGCACTTTATTTATCaacaactttaatattttaccatttatttcgaaaagaaaaaataaaaataaaacatgcttactgagcaactttttatttgcttgGATTCATAATTGCCTTATCAGAAGAGTATTTCCAAAAGCACATTatgatctgttttgttttaccaagaaacaaacatttgtgcaaGATACtttataatttaagaaaataatgagCTGCAAATTTATGtgactttctgtttcttcagGAAACTCTCTGAGTCTCATCGATGGACAAAAGTTCTCGACATTCGATAAAGATCAGGACACCTGGGTGAACAACTGCGCCCGATCGTTCCTTGCAGGGTTCTGGTACTCCGATTGTCACGACGCAAACCCAAACGGCGTGTACCTCTGGGGGGCCGACAGCACTCTTTATGCCATCGGAGTGGAGTGGATTTCCTGGAAGGGCCGGGGCTACTCTCTGAAGGCCATCAGCATGAAGATCCGTCCAGTACAGTGAGCTGGGATGGGATTGAAGACTCGTCAGAAGTTTCCAGGAACACCAGAAAGGGATTTCCAGCAATTCTGCAGGACGTGATGAAAGAAGCTGGGCGAAAGTTTGGACTCAAACAAATACTGGAGAAATGGTCAGAGGCATGTGCAACCGGTCAGAATAGTCCCACTCAGGCACTGAACTCAGAAGGAGCTCAGTAACGTAACGTAAAAGTTGCGGTTTCCCTATTCATCCATCAGATGTCGCTATTGTACCTGTCcgaatttcttctgtttctgtcagtgAAACTGCTTTGATTCGTGAGCTAAATAATAACCTCTTTTTCACTGAACAAATAGAATAAtgttatctgattttttttaccttctaaATGTAGTCCAGATGTGAAAGAATTAGCTCATTTATCCTCAAACCAACAACATTGTGTCGTTACAGCCTAAATCAGAACCTTTCAGTGTCGCTGCCTCTGTAGAATGAAGTGAAATCATTCCAgtgtaattattaaatattgagtttgtggttttagttAAAAGTggacattaacaaaaaaataaaaaacacgtCTTTTACGGGGACAATTAGTGCACGTGCAGTTATTGTTGAGTGAAGATGAAGCTGGATGCTAACAGAACCCCAcagatgtaaaaagaaaaacacccaaaGTTTACAGACATGTCAGTGCTTAAATGTAAGCTCCTATTACAAGTACCCATCAAATTTAGAAAGgatttttcacttgttttttgttgcatgtAACGCACCGTTACCAAGAAATCTTAATTTACCATTACACCTGGCTTTGAAATTCGATTTGAGCAAATAGATCCAAGTAAAATGTCCTGCTTGTACGTCGatagtcattttttaaagtgaggCCGACAGATGGAAGACTCCAGCTAGGAGACGGTACATTTGCCATGTTGGTCACCAAAGGTGCAACAAGAGCAGGAAACTATCTCACTGTATCAATAGCAAAGACTTGAAAACATCTGCGGTGATCATTGGATCAAAAGACAGGAACATATACTGTGTTCCTTATGGGacaatttaattagtttttctctTGTTGAGTGATTCCCTCATGTATGATCCCCAACAGGGCACATGGAAATTTGGATCTATTGACATACATTCCTAATTAGTCATTACACACTCAAAGGggttactgaaatatttttatttttctataaaagcaGCTTATACACATTATCTCATTGGAGCCACCCAGGAGGACTGTGGTGATGTAGGGTATAATTTACACATACTATGCATGTTCATCATTAGTTTAGTATCACACAAAGTTTAAATGATTCCCATTTTCCAGTAAAGACTCTTAGAGCCTGTTGGACACAAACCTAGTGAGTCTGAACCCGCTGTGTTAGTATGACTCTTTCTATATTTTCTGGGCCTTTTCATGATCAACATTCATATCTGATTTTCTTTGCTGCAATTTTACTTCTGTGCCTACTTCAGGGCAAAACCTCAGACATAGTTTAAGGAAATcataacaaatttttaaaaaattctcgTTGAAAGATTACATAAGTCAACGACAATAAACGATATATGTTATTAGCACATTGTCATTGATTTCGAATGTGTAAAGTGTCAAATGTCAGTTGCAATTACAACAACCTATTTGAACTTTTACTGCTGATGTTCAAACCAAActcaagaaaaaatattcagagccTAGTGTCTCCTTGTAGTCTCCAAGATACCTCAAAAATACTCTTAGTTACACATTTGTTGCAGCAACTCCGGCAGATTCAAAAAGCTTCAACTGTCACACTCATCTCATCCGCTAGATGTCACTGTTCTCTTCGTCAGCATGATCGGATTGAGCAGACGCAGATTTCTGTAATTCAAACCCTGTGGTGGTGTCTTGTTACTGTGGTGGTGAGTTATTTAACTTCGTTCAACCATTTAAGACCTGCCATAGAACGAATGTGCCAGAACTTGTGCTTAGATTTGTATATGGTGCATTTTCCTTTTTGGACAATTCAATTAGCTGTACATCAATTCAACCTTCATTATCTTCATTTCATTAATATGCATGTCGTGAGTGGCTCCACGGTAACTAAGAAATAAACAACTGACAAGTACAATACATTACAAAAgaatttaataactttttttcccctccatgaTTGTacataacaaaaaatacaagataTACTGTGTGAAATTTACAAAAGacataatatatttcaaaataacaaagttTCAAAAGGGACCTgtacagaaagaataaaagagtCATGCATTGTTTTTAAGTAGCGTTATGGAGCTGTGACAGTTCTTGTTGGCTCCCTGTGTGCGTTTTTTGGCCAGATGCTCGCTCAGCAGAGATTTGATGAGAGCACTTTGGGACTGATTGTGAGGCCAACCCACTGTGTTCCTGGAAACCCTGGAACATCATCGACTGCCACACAGCTCCTTCTTGAGTAACTACCTGTTTCATACAGCACGGACCATAAATTGATGCACGACAGTCATGTATTAGTTCCTGCTATTTCTCTTTAAAGAACAACAACCAATCATTGGGTGTGAGAGGTCACCTGACTGCCCCCTatggagatttttatttgccaGGATGTTAACATTTTTAGGATGTCAATTCTTATGTCCAAAAATGCCTCATATGCTCCAAATCCCAGGGTCTTAAGCTGGTATACTAATCTCAACACTCAGCATCACAATACAACTGGGGAAAAGCTAAGCTTGGGCTGTGTAGATTCAGTCTAATCATTGTTAGCCAGTGTggtatttataaagaaaaacattgacttGATTGTCAAAACTGCATAGAGCTGTTTGTAGAGGAACCTTTAGATGATTAAATTTATTACTAGGTTTAGctacataaaatcaaaactattgTTCACTGCCCCTATCAGTCCTTAAGGACTTCAGCTCCTGCTGGGCGGTGCTTTGGGTTCCCGATGAGGAGGACTTTGTGTTCTGGCCTTCATTCTTTCTACAGGGTACGAGTTCCAAGAGCGCCTTCCTAAACATAGAGCTGGAGAAGATATAGACGACAGGGTCCAGAGCCGAGTTCAGGAAGTTTAGGCCCAACGACACAATAGTGAGTTGAGTAAAGGTGTAGAAAGCGGCACAGTCCCATGGCCGGAAGGAGCGGATGACCCACACACCGATCGTGGTCACCGTGGTGGGAAGGAAGCACACGATGAACACAGCCACGATGGCGGCACACATTCTCATGGCCTTGCGCACCTTGTCAGGTTTTCCCATCTGCCTCTGCTTCAGGAAGCTGGAGATTCGGATGGAGCAGAACAGCAGCATGGCCATGGGGATGACGAACTCCACCACCGTCAAAATACGGTGCATGCCCACCAGGATGATGATGGCGCGGGATGCCTCTTTGTAGGATGTAAAGAAGAAGCACTGGGTCTTCTCGCCTTTACCCTTGATGTGGTTGTAGGCCAGCATGGGAACCCGAGGACTGATCACCAACAGCCAGACGAATGCTGAGACAAATGCAGCCTGCCGCTTGG contains:
- the LOC122823032 gene encoding microfibril-associated glycoprotein 4-like: MNWKLIVLVIKAAETLPDSHHMLDPYRRAMNIKLFLLLLVPVATSCSDLSLPLDCNDVYNQDTSRPSGVYTIYPIGSTSAVQVYCDMNSLGGKWTVFQRRMDGSVNFYRPWNQYKFGFGNAAGEYWLGLENVFHLTKRRTELLIDMEDFDGNKVYARYTSFSVGPESDGYRLHLTGFTNGGAGNSLSLIDGQKFSTFDKDQDTWVNNCARSFLAGFWYSDCHDANPNGVYLWGADSTLYAIGVEWISWKGRGYSLKAISMKIRPVQ
- the LOC122823029 gene encoding hydroxycarboxylic acid receptor 2-like, with amino-acid sequence MVPQSNFTTVSNLTTPVPGGAGCPPVGIQLEGLIMPPVLIVDVVLGLIGNLVALWIFWFKLKAWNPNTLFLFNLVIADFFALVSLPLRIDALLRGHWVFGDGMCRINLFLMFSNRSASIALMTVVAIYRYFKVVHPHHRFNRMTKRQAAFVSAFVWLLVISPRVPMLAYNHIKGKGEKTQCFFFTSYKEASRAIIILVGMHRILTVVEFVIPMAMLLFCSIRISSFLKQRQMGKPDKVRKAMRMCAAIVAVFIVCFLPTTVTTIGVWVIRSFRPWDCAAFYTFTQLTIVSLGLNFLNSALDPVVYIFSSSMFRKALLELVPCRKNEGQNTKSSSSGTQSTAQQELKSLRTDRGSEQ